A portion of the Corynebacterium ammoniagenes DSM 20306 genome contains these proteins:
- a CDS encoding TetR/AcrR family transcriptional regulator → MARQRMTGKQRREQLISIGRSAFAEQGFDGSSVEDIAARASVSKPVVYEHFGGKEGLYAVVVDREMQDLERRITESIATGSWRQRIEQAALALLTYVEEETDGFMILVRDPSSKQERAFSTLLNTAVSQVSHILGTAFKHRGFDEELAILYAQALVGMVSMTAQWWLDERQPAKEVVAAHVVNLCWNGLSDLETSPKLGAQQLNDAKTDHDQTEV, encoded by the coding sequence ATGGCAAGACAAAGAATGACTGGCAAGCAGCGCCGTGAGCAGCTGATTTCCATTGGCCGTTCTGCATTCGCGGAGCAAGGATTTGATGGAAGCAGCGTGGAAGATATTGCCGCGCGCGCCAGCGTGTCTAAGCCCGTGGTGTACGAACACTTTGGTGGCAAAGAAGGGCTTTACGCGGTCGTGGTGGACCGTGAAATGCAGGATTTGGAGCGTCGAATCACCGAATCAATTGCCACGGGAAGTTGGCGACAGCGCATTGAGCAGGCCGCCTTAGCGCTGTTGACCTACGTCGAAGAAGAAACCGATGGGTTTATGATCTTGGTGCGCGATCCCAGCTCCAAACAGGAGCGCGCATTTTCCACTCTGCTCAATACTGCCGTGAGCCAGGTTTCGCATATTTTGGGCACGGCCTTTAAACACCGTGGCTTTGATGAAGAGCTTGCGATACTTTATGCTCAGGCGCTCGTGGGCATGGTATCTATGACCGCGCAGTGGTGGTTGGATGAACGCCAGCCCGCCAAGGAAGTCGTGGCAGCTCACGTGGTCAACTTATGCTGGAATGGTCTCTCGGACTTGGAAACTAGCCCGAAGCTCGGTGCGCAGCAGCTTAACGATGCAAAAACAGACCACGATCAAACGGAAGTGTAG
- a CDS encoding trimeric intracellular cation channel family protein translates to METVDPTIDALYRGLDLIGVVLNGIIGGTIARRRNFDIIGFIFLALFSATAGGMIRDMLISDGPAAAISDPLYLILACAGALVAALTDLKGKAWEIFKVHGDAIILGAWSVTGCVKALAYDMPWIACIFMGVLTAVGGGMVRDVASGQIPSVFGGNPLYATPAIIASGVMVIFAETGHTGLGMIIAPLFGTSLAVMAYWFEWVLPRGLDYAPINYTAAQMAAAVKKAEKLGFKRGSEDSDAKHDQRSAKAMRHPKPGDMPPGKTGRRHAPKAGKDDAGDEDS, encoded by the coding sequence ATGGAAACAGTGGACCCAACGATTGATGCGCTCTATCGCGGCCTGGATCTCATCGGTGTGGTGCTCAACGGCATCATCGGCGGAACCATCGCGAGGCGGCGCAATTTCGACATCATTGGCTTCATTTTCTTGGCGCTCTTTTCTGCCACCGCCGGCGGCATGATTCGCGACATGCTCATTAGTGACGGCCCCGCAGCGGCAATTTCTGACCCGCTTTACCTCATCCTCGCCTGCGCGGGCGCGCTTGTCGCTGCGCTGACGGATCTCAAAGGCAAGGCGTGGGAAATTTTTAAAGTCCATGGCGATGCCATCATTCTCGGCGCATGGTCGGTGACGGGCTGCGTTAAAGCATTGGCCTATGACATGCCGTGGATAGCGTGCATCTTCATGGGCGTGCTCACCGCAGTGGGCGGCGGCATGGTGCGCGATGTTGCCTCCGGGCAAATTCCGTCCGTCTTTGGCGGTAACCCGTTGTATGCCACCCCGGCGATTATTGCCTCTGGGGTGATGGTCATTTTCGCGGAAACAGGCCATACCGGGCTCGGCATGATTATCGCGCCGCTTTTTGGCACCAGCTTGGCGGTAATGGCGTATTGGTTCGAATGGGTGCTCCCGCGCGGGCTGGACTATGCACCGATTAATTACACCGCCGCGCAGATGGCCGCCGCGGTGAAGAAGGCAGAAAAGCTGGGCTTTAAGCGCGGCAGTGAAGACTCCGATGCCAAGCACGACCAGCGCAGCGCCAAAGCCATGCGCCACCCCAAGCCAGGGGATATGCCGCCGGGCAAGACCGGGCGCCGTCACGCGCCGAAGGCCGGTAAAGATGACGCCGGGGATGAGGATTCCTAG
- the aztD gene encoding zinc metallochaperone AztD codes for MNTRRTALAPAILTASITIAGITLAACSQTAAAPETTTAASTADNADANADANPEQDSPAEVSGPEARLVATYDGGITVLNAETLEEIADIPLNGFNRLNPLGDGRTVAVSTPEGFQVLDVAAWTEPHGDHTHSYTAQPRLTDDIYKGDKPGHVVNHAGRTLLFSDGDGTIQELDNDKLTDAAQDGKFAQPDSVVELSPHHGVAVALSDGGMVHTEGTEDSRSSLVAVDADGQETARINDCPGVHGEAAAADETLTFGCEDGVVIYKDGEFKKVAAADEYGRMGNQAGSEQSPIVLADYKVDPDAELERPTQIALINTHQDSIQLVDLGTSYSFRSLARGPEGEALVLGTDGQLRSIDPTTGEILYSVQVTEKWEEPEQWQSPRPSIFAQGDKAFITEPGAQKLHVVDIASGEVMESKTIGKSLNELTGITG; via the coding sequence GTGAACACCCGTAGAACTGCCCTTGCGCCTGCCATCTTGACCGCGAGCATCACCATCGCCGGCATCACGCTTGCCGCGTGCTCGCAAACAGCCGCTGCGCCAGAAACCACCACCGCCGCTAGTACTGCGGACAACGCGGACGCTAACGCGGATGCCAATCCGGAACAGGACTCCCCCGCCGAGGTATCCGGTCCGGAAGCTCGCCTGGTCGCCACCTATGACGGCGGCATCACGGTGCTCAATGCCGAGACACTGGAGGAAATCGCGGATATCCCGCTGAATGGCTTTAATCGGCTCAACCCCCTAGGCGATGGTCGCACCGTAGCTGTGAGCACTCCGGAAGGCTTTCAAGTCTTGGATGTCGCGGCGTGGACCGAACCACACGGCGACCACACCCACTCCTACACCGCGCAGCCGCGGCTGACCGATGACATCTATAAAGGCGACAAGCCTGGCCACGTGGTCAATCACGCTGGACGCACCCTGCTCTTTAGCGACGGCGATGGCACCATTCAGGAGCTCGATAACGACAAGCTCACCGATGCGGCCCAGGATGGAAAGTTTGCCCAACCCGACTCGGTTGTGGAGCTATCCCCGCACCACGGAGTTGCTGTCGCGCTGAGCGATGGCGGGATGGTGCACACCGAAGGCACAGAAGATTCCCGATCCAGCCTTGTCGCCGTGGATGCCGACGGCCAGGAGACCGCGCGCATCAATGACTGCCCCGGCGTTCACGGGGAGGCAGCGGCTGCCGATGAAACCCTGACCTTTGGCTGCGAGGACGGAGTGGTCATTTACAAAGATGGTGAATTCAAGAAGGTGGCTGCTGCCGATGAGTACGGACGCATGGGCAACCAGGCAGGGTCCGAGCAGTCCCCGATTGTCCTGGCCGATTACAAAGTAGACCCGGATGCGGAACTCGAACGCCCAACGCAGATTGCGCTCATCAATACCCACCAAGACAGCATTCAGCTGGTGGATCTGGGTACCTCCTATTCTTTCCGCTCGCTTGCGCGCGGGCCCGAAGGTGAAGCCCTGGTCTTAGGCACCGATGGGCAACTGCGCAGCATTGACCCCACCACCGGTGAGATTCTCTATTCCGTGCAGGTCACCGAAAAGTGGGAAGAGCCTGAGCAGTGGCAAAGCCCACGTCCGAGTATCTTTGCCCAAGGCGATAAGGCCTTTATTACAGAGCCCGGCGCGCAGAAGCTCCACGTCGTCGATATTGCTAGCGGCGAGGTCATGGAATCCAAGACAATCGGTAAGAGCCTGAATGAACTGACGGGAATTACCGGCTAG
- a CDS encoding MFS transporter, whose amino-acid sequence MSSSQPRTSLPHESHNAGRFIIANGVQNVGDQLVAAKTVLPWLFQFAGVPAALTGLLVPIRESGSMLPQAALTPWVLNAPSRKKLWIVGGIIQALAAFGIALAALLIDALPLGITVLVLLGVLSVGRALCSITGKDVQGSTISKGKRGVITGRATTVGGIATLVVSGLLAFVDDVDLAAIVTLLLIGAASWVVASLVFTGIIEPHDAHQDAQEEDSESDSEQQGHWWTDTWQLFTQDRKFRDFVIVRSLMLVSALSTSFIVALSHAVGNDSLSGLAGFVLASGLAALMGGVVSGRMSDISSRKVMSVGAAIASVLLILIVLAARFLPQDWSFYLLPVGFFAINLVHTGIRVARKTYVVDMAEGDQRTRYVASANTLMGVILLLVGAVSAGIAIFGNEAALLFLAGIGLVGTWRAGKLPEVSQSKQD is encoded by the coding sequence ATGTCCTCTTCTCAACCCCGCACGTCCCTACCCCATGAATCACATAACGCCGGCCGCTTTATCATCGCCAATGGCGTGCAAAATGTGGGTGACCAGCTAGTCGCAGCCAAGACGGTGCTGCCCTGGCTTTTTCAATTCGCGGGAGTCCCGGCAGCGCTGACCGGTTTGCTCGTGCCCATTCGCGAGTCCGGCTCCATGCTGCCGCAAGCAGCGCTGACACCGTGGGTGCTCAATGCTCCATCGCGGAAGAAGCTCTGGATTGTTGGCGGGATTATTCAGGCTCTTGCCGCATTCGGCATTGCGTTGGCCGCATTGCTTATCGATGCCCTGCCGCTGGGCATCACCGTCTTAGTCCTCCTCGGTGTTCTATCGGTCGGCCGCGCGCTGTGTTCTATCACCGGCAAGGACGTGCAAGGCAGCACCATTTCCAAAGGCAAGCGCGGAGTTATTACGGGCCGGGCTACCACGGTAGGTGGCATCGCCACGCTCGTCGTCAGCGGGCTATTGGCATTTGTCGATGATGTGGATCTCGCAGCCATCGTCACGCTGCTTTTAATCGGTGCCGCCTCGTGGGTCGTGGCTTCGCTGGTCTTTACCGGCATTATCGAACCCCACGACGCGCATCAGGATGCACAAGAGGAAGATTCAGAGTCGGATTCCGAGCAACAGGGGCACTGGTGGACCGATACCTGGCAGTTATTTACTCAAGATAGGAAATTTCGCGACTTCGTCATCGTGCGCTCGCTCATGCTGGTCTCGGCGCTATCCACCTCTTTTATCGTTGCGCTGTCGCATGCTGTGGGCAATGATTCCTTAAGCGGCCTGGCTGGCTTCGTGCTGGCCTCCGGTCTTGCGGCATTGATGGGTGGTGTGGTTTCCGGCCGCATGTCTGATATTTCCTCGCGCAAGGTCATGTCCGTCGGCGCCGCGATTGCCTCGGTGCTGCTGATTTTGATTGTGCTTGCCGCCCGGTTCCTGCCCCAGGACTGGAGCTTTTATCTTTTGCCCGTGGGCTTTTTCGCCATCAACTTAGTTCACACCGGCATTCGGGTTGCCCGCAAAACCTATGTGGTGGATATGGCCGAAGGTGACCAGCGCACCCGCTATGTGGCCTCCGCCAATACCCTCATGGGCGTGATATTGCTGCTGGTCGGTGCCGTATCCGCGGGCATTGCAATCTTCGGCAATGAAGCTGCCCTGCTATTTCTCGCAGGCATCGGTTTAGTGGGAACCTGGCGCGCCGGGAAGCTGCCGGAGGTATCGCAGAGCAAGCAAGATTAG
- the glmU gene encoding bifunctional UDP-N-acetylglucosamine diphosphorylase/glucosamine-1-phosphate N-acetyltransferase GlmU: protein MLTQPSSAVVVLAAGAGTRMKSARQKTLHEIGGRSLLSHALHAAAGLNPEHIVAVVGHQRDQVSPAVDVVAAELGRDIVQAVQVEQKGTGHAVGCGLAPIPNFEGTVIVTNGDVPLLRPETIDKLRETHVDHGNAVTVLSIELDDPTGYGRIVRNDADEVTAIVEHKDANDEQRTISEVNSGVFAFDASILRNALSKLDSNNSQGELYITDVVEIAREAGHRVGAFIAADAGELEGVNDRVQLAAAGRELNRRLVNQAMLNGANVIDPLTTWIGVDVTIGRDVTIHPGTQLWGATRVDDDAVIGPDTTLTDMQVGRGASVIRTHGEKSVIGPNAKVGPFTFIRPDTELGEDGKLGGFVEAKNAKIGRGSKVPHLTYIGDATVGEESNIGASSVFVNYDGVNKHHTTIGSHVRTGSDTMFIAPVNVGDGAYSGAGTIIKDDVPPGALAVSGGKQRNIEGWVQKKRPGTPAAEAADAASDGDTASPKADDDSVNSDD from the coding sequence GTGCTAACTCAACCCTCCAGCGCAGTTGTCGTTCTTGCAGCTGGCGCCGGTACTCGCATGAAATCTGCTCGGCAGAAAACCCTGCATGAAATTGGCGGCAGATCTTTGCTCAGCCACGCTTTACATGCCGCAGCCGGACTCAACCCGGAACATATCGTGGCGGTTGTCGGCCACCAGCGCGACCAGGTCAGCCCCGCGGTTGATGTTGTCGCAGCGGAGCTAGGCCGCGACATCGTGCAGGCGGTGCAGGTAGAGCAAAAAGGCACCGGTCATGCGGTCGGCTGTGGCTTGGCACCGATTCCGAATTTTGAAGGCACCGTTATTGTTACCAATGGTGATGTGCCATTGTTGCGTCCGGAGACCATCGATAAGCTGCGCGAAACCCACGTTGACCACGGCAATGCGGTGACTGTCTTGAGCATCGAATTAGATGACCCCACCGGTTATGGCCGCATTGTGCGCAATGATGCTGATGAGGTCACCGCTATCGTCGAGCACAAAGATGCAAACGACGAGCAGCGCACGATTTCTGAGGTCAACTCCGGCGTTTTTGCGTTTGACGCTAGTATTTTGCGCAACGCGCTGAGCAAGCTGGATTCCAATAACTCCCAGGGTGAGCTGTATATCACCGATGTGGTGGAAATCGCGCGCGAAGCAGGCCACCGCGTGGGTGCTTTTATTGCTGCCGATGCCGGCGAGTTGGAAGGTGTCAATGACCGCGTGCAATTAGCTGCGGCCGGCCGTGAGCTCAACCGCCGCTTGGTGAACCAAGCCATGCTCAATGGTGCCAATGTTATTGACCCGCTCACCACCTGGATTGGTGTGGATGTCACCATTGGCCGCGATGTCACCATTCACCCCGGCACTCAGCTGTGGGGAGCTACCCGCGTGGATGATGATGCCGTGATTGGCCCTGATACCACCCTGACTGACATGCAGGTCGGGCGCGGGGCAAGTGTGATTCGCACCCACGGCGAAAAATCGGTCATTGGCCCCAACGCCAAGGTCGGACCGTTTACCTTCATCCGTCCCGATACCGAGTTGGGTGAGGACGGCAAGCTGGGCGGATTCGTGGAAGCTAAAAACGCCAAGATTGGTCGCGGTTCCAAGGTTCCGCACCTGACTTACATTGGTGATGCCACCGTCGGTGAGGAATCCAATATTGGTGCCTCCTCCGTGTTTGTAAATTATGACGGAGTAAATAAGCACCACACCACCATCGGCAGCCACGTGCGCACCGGTTCCGACACCATGTTCATCGCCCCGGTCAACGTCGGCGACGGCGCGTATTCGGGCGCGGGCACCATCATTAAAGATGACGTTCCTCCAGGAGCGCTGGCGGTCTCTGGCGGTAAGCAGCGCAATATTGAAGGGTGGGTGCAAAAGAAGCGCCCCGGCACCCCGGCTGCGGAGGCAGCTGACGCGGCTTCGGATGGGGACACAGCTTCCCCAAAGGCCGACGATGATTCTGTAAATAGCGACGATTAG
- a CDS encoding ribose-phosphate diphosphokinase, with protein sequence MTGKISDSRKNMMLFSGRAHPDLGEAVAKELGTDLVPTTARDFANGEIFIRFEESVRGADCFVLQSHTQPLNKWLMEQLIMIDALKRGSAKRITAILPFYPYARQDKKHLGREPISARLVADLLAAAGADRIVSVDLHTDQIQGFFDGPVDHMHAMPILTEYIQSKYSIDNIVVVSPDAGRVKVAEKWAHELGDAPLAFVHKTRSNTEANKTVSNRVVGDIEGKDCILLDDMIDTGGTIAGAVRVLREAGARSVVIACTHGVFSDPARQRLSECGAEEVITTDTLPQSTEGWNNLTVLSIAPLLARTIHEIFENGSVTTLFESA encoded by the coding sequence ATGACCGGCAAGATTTCTGATAGCCGCAAGAATATGATGCTGTTTTCCGGACGCGCCCACCCAGATTTGGGAGAGGCCGTTGCCAAGGAACTGGGCACCGATTTGGTTCCCACTACCGCGCGCGACTTTGCTAATGGCGAAATCTTCATTCGCTTCGAAGAGTCCGTGCGCGGTGCTGACTGCTTCGTGTTGCAGTCGCACACGCAGCCTTTGAATAAGTGGCTCATGGAGCAGCTCATCATGATTGATGCGCTCAAGCGCGGCTCTGCCAAGCGCATCACGGCCATCTTGCCGTTTTACCCATATGCTCGCCAGGATAAAAAGCACCTCGGCCGTGAGCCCATCTCCGCCCGCCTGGTTGCTGACTTGTTGGCTGCTGCGGGCGCGGACCGCATTGTTTCGGTCGACCTGCACACCGACCAGATCCAGGGCTTTTTCGATGGCCCGGTAGATCACATGCACGCCATGCCGATTTTGACGGAGTACATCCAGTCCAAGTACTCCATTGACAACATCGTCGTGGTCTCCCCCGACGCCGGTCGCGTCAAGGTGGCAGAAAAGTGGGCGCATGAGCTTGGCGATGCCCCGCTGGCCTTCGTACACAAGACCCGTTCCAACACCGAGGCCAATAAGACGGTCTCCAACCGCGTGGTCGGCGATATTGAGGGCAAGGACTGTATCTTGCTCGATGACATGATTGATACCGGCGGAACCATCGCTGGTGCTGTTCGCGTCCTGCGCGAGGCCGGTGCCCGCTCCGTTGTTATCGCGTGTACCCACGGTGTCTTCTCCGACCCTGCGCGTCAGCGTTTGTCCGAGTGCGGGGCGGAGGAAGTCATCACCACCGATACCCTGCCGCAGTCGACCGAAGGATGGAATAACCTCACCGTGCTGTCCATCGCTCCGCTGCTAGCACGCACCATCCACGAGATCTTTGAAAATGGTTCTGTAACCACCCTTTTCGAATCTGCTTAA
- a CDS encoding DNA alkylation repair protein, translating to MTDESQGSFFDPQRGSDSADGSDGQALARGVVAALKEHADAEQAVAMSAYMRERFEFFGISAAPRRAAVKHILSGMHLNWDFVHALWAYPQRECHYVAVDHLRRQKLTIADLEDLQQLVESQSWWDTVDHLAKCAGTALIPGSRGRGAEPNSLADAAAARALMLEWAVSENMWTRRTAILCQLSFGEKTDTELLREVLESNLGAEARFSSEFFITKAIGWALRDYSRDNPQWVHDFVNAHAPESDLALAKLSRKEALKHL from the coding sequence ATGACTGATGAGTCCCAGGGTAGCTTTTTTGATCCGCAACGCGGCAGCGACAGCGCCGACGGCAGCGATGGCCAGGCCCTTGCACGCGGCGTGGTGGCGGCATTGAAAGAGCACGCTGATGCCGAGCAGGCCGTGGCGATGTCTGCCTATATGCGCGAGCGCTTTGAGTTTTTCGGCATTTCCGCTGCCCCGCGACGGGCGGCGGTCAAGCATATTTTGTCCGGGATGCACCTTAATTGGGATTTCGTCCACGCTCTATGGGCCTATCCGCAGCGCGAGTGCCACTACGTGGCCGTCGATCACTTGCGCCGGCAGAAGCTCACCATCGCCGATCTGGAGGATTTGCAGCAACTGGTGGAGTCGCAATCGTGGTGGGATACCGTAGACCACTTGGCAAAATGCGCCGGCACGGCGCTTATCCCCGGCAGCCGCGGGCGAGGCGCGGAGCCAAATTCGCTAGCCGATGCCGCCGCGGCTCGCGCGCTCATGCTCGAATGGGCTGTCAGTGAAAATATGTGGACCCGCCGCACCGCCATCTTGTGCCAATTAAGTTTCGGGGAGAAAACAGATACGGAACTGCTGCGCGAGGTCCTCGAAAGCAACCTGGGCGCAGAGGCGAGATTTTCTTCCGAGTTTTTCATTACCAAAGCCATCGGTTGGGCGTTGCGCGATTACTCCCGCGACAATCCGCAATGGGTACATGATTTTGTGAATGCGCACGCCCCCGAAAGTGATTTAGCGCTAGCCAAATTGTCGCGCAAAGAGGCATTGAAGCACTTGTAA
- a CDS encoding 50S ribosomal protein L25/general stress protein Ctc, whose protein sequence is MAQRPIIKAQARTEFGKGAARRLRRAGQVPGVIYGSNTEPIHFAADILELHSLIRNYGANAVLELEIDGDQHLTMVKAIDQNVLTLDMDHLDLLSIKRGEKVEVEVPLTLVGEPAPGLMFISDTDVLLVESDVLNIPEEIEVSIEGLEDGTVVTAGEVNLPEGTTLIADPESPIVSISEPQVDEEIEEAAEAAEEGGAEAGAESVEEAGEEKSED, encoded by the coding sequence ATGGCACAGCGCCCAATCATTAAGGCACAAGCCCGCACCGAATTCGGCAAGGGCGCCGCACGTCGCCTGCGTCGCGCAGGCCAGGTTCCTGGTGTTATCTACGGTTCCAACACCGAGCCAATCCACTTCGCAGCCGATATCTTGGAGCTGCACTCTTTGATCCGTAACTACGGCGCTAACGCTGTTTTGGAGCTCGAGATCGACGGCGACCAGCACCTGACCATGGTTAAGGCTATCGACCAAAACGTCTTGACCCTGGACATGGACCACCTTGACCTGCTGTCGATTAAGCGCGGCGAGAAGGTTGAAGTTGAGGTTCCATTGACCCTCGTTGGCGAGCCTGCCCCAGGTCTGATGTTCATCTCCGACACCGACGTTCTGTTGGTTGAGTCTGACGTACTGAACATTCCAGAAGAGATCGAAGTTTCCATCGAAGGCCTGGAAGACGGCACCGTTGTTACCGCTGGCGAGGTTAACCTGCCAGAGGGCACCACCCTGATTGCTGACCCAGAGTCCCCAATCGTTTCCATCTCCGAGCCACAGGTTGACGAGGAGATCGAGGAAGCTGCTGAGGCTGCTGAAGAAGGCGGCGCTGAAGCTGGCGCTGAGTCCGTAGAAGAAGCTGGCGAGGAAAAGTCTGAGGACTAA
- the pth gene encoding aminoacyl-tRNA hydrolase yields MSSEALLVVGLGNPGPKYERTRHNIGFDAAEELAKSHGGNFSAHKRTNADVAEINIRGRKVIVAKPRTFMNVSGGAVKALANYFKISPANIVVIHDELDMDFGEVRLRRGGGDHGHNGLRDTTKALGTKEYYRLSCGIGRPPGRMAPAAFVLKPFARKELEELPIICADAADLIEQM; encoded by the coding sequence ATGAGCAGCGAAGCATTATTGGTGGTGGGGCTAGGAAACCCCGGCCCGAAATACGAACGTACTCGGCACAATATTGGCTTTGACGCAGCCGAAGAACTGGCCAAGAGTCACGGCGGAAACTTTTCCGCACACAAGCGCACCAACGCCGATGTTGCTGAGATTAATATCCGCGGCCGGAAGGTCATCGTGGCGAAACCGCGAACCTTTATGAATGTCTCTGGCGGCGCGGTCAAGGCTTTGGCGAATTATTTCAAGATCTCCCCCGCCAACATCGTGGTCATCCACGATGAATTGGACATGGATTTCGGCGAGGTCCGCCTGCGTCGTGGCGGCGGCGACCACGGCCACAATGGCTTGCGCGATACCACCAAGGCTTTAGGCACAAAAGAGTACTACCGTTTATCCTGTGGAATTGGACGCCCACCGGGACGCATGGCGCCAGCAGCGTTTGTTCTCAAGCCCTTCGCGCGCAAGGAGCTCGAAGAGCTGCCGATTATCTGCGCTGATGCCGCGGACCTGATTGAACAGATGTAG
- a CDS encoding fumarylacetoacetate hydrolase family protein, with protein sequence MKLATVNTAFGTTAVRIEGKPTSLSHSTMLTGIELDFDDVGALLRSGDWAKAAELSGEPMVFATEDLAPVVPHPEKIICVGLNYAKHIREMNRDYPEHPTLFIKFADALTGPYDDIYIPEYGTKKLDYEGELAVVIGKRAHRVTQKDALDHVAGYAIMNDYTLRDIQRQTTQFHAGKSFYRTAGFGPWLTTSDEWSPGNHARVRTTLDGVVKQDDDTDDLIFSVAQLIEFCSSLYPLNPGDVIVTGTPEGVGFARDEFIQDGQTVRIEIDGLGHIENTTHFGDSH encoded by the coding sequence ATGAAACTCGCGACTGTTAATACCGCTTTTGGAACCACCGCCGTGCGCATCGAGGGAAAACCTACCTCGTTGTCACATTCCACCATGCTCACGGGCATTGAACTGGATTTCGATGATGTCGGAGCCTTATTGCGCAGCGGCGATTGGGCCAAAGCGGCAGAGCTGTCAGGTGAGCCCATGGTCTTTGCCACCGAGGACTTAGCACCAGTTGTCCCCCACCCGGAGAAAATTATCTGCGTGGGGTTGAACTACGCCAAACACATCCGCGAGATGAACCGGGACTATCCGGAGCACCCCACCTTATTTATCAAATTCGCTGATGCCCTTACCGGGCCCTATGACGATATTTATATCCCCGAATACGGCACTAAGAAGCTGGATTATGAAGGGGAGCTGGCGGTGGTTATCGGAAAGCGTGCGCACCGCGTGACACAAAAGGACGCGCTGGACCATGTTGCGGGCTATGCCATCATGAATGATTACACCCTGCGCGATATCCAGCGTCAGACCACGCAATTTCATGCGGGCAAGTCTTTTTATCGCACCGCTGGATTTGGCCCGTGGTTGACCACCTCTGATGAGTGGTCACCGGGCAATCACGCCCGGGTACGCACGACGTTAGATGGTGTGGTCAAACAAGACGATGACACCGATGACCTGATCTTTTCCGTCGCGCAGCTGATTGAGTTTTGCTCGTCGCTCTACCCTCTCAACCCGGGCGATGTCATTGTCACCGGCACCCCGGAGGGCGTGGGTTTTGCGCGCGATGAGTTCATCCAAGATGGCCAAACCGTACGCATTGAAATCGACGGCTTGGGCCATATTGAAAACACCACGCACTTTGGCGATTCCCACTAG